Proteins from a genomic interval of Xylocopa sonorina isolate GNS202 chromosome 4, iyXylSono1_principal, whole genome shotgun sequence:
- the LOC143422761 gene encoding polycomb protein Sfmbt isoform X4, whose product MFPNGKGMDICMNSVYASIPGLPELGMVWMGDMMVHGEPTHELMLDPRQAESPFFSHGSNPYEDIRSHQMAPTTMVRYLPPQYPNECSEPDEAMEAVDAQEIQQEYDSQSERQEMTEYLTLEDYIGDEEREQVVNNAATQTTQDNRNRKIKPIKHPGLVLKTPIAYQPHTDLNFIPIRKDGIAVCEKCGAIGVKHAFYTKERRFCSRACARSSEHTAPTADSTYSPSHSVDAPSSLNPTSPNESKVTKSILVKEETDVKEPLELEKDKVISEPVMPEDLPVRRKRTAEMAGSYDWTPQLVEPGFCAAPVSCFKHAPISEIWDNITVGMKVEVENTDCDEVCEAFPDSFWVATVLRISGYRALLRYEGFGLNADKDFWVSLCSNDIHPVGWCATIGKPLIPPNTIANKYKDWKDFLMRRLTGARTLPTNFYNKVNDSMKSRFRCGLHLEVVDKNRISQVKVATIQKIVGKRLHVRYYDSPPEDNGFWCHEDSPLIHPVGWAKRVGQTLDAYPEYLERVSKSKLCEDDATEDLFYVPKNHHVHLGYTFREGMKIEAIDPLNLSAICAATVMQVLKEDYIMIRIDSYDEDASGADWFCYHSCSPCIFPIGFCSQHGLPLTPPKGYDPTTFTWDAYLMETNTVPASVQLFNREIPQHGFIEGMRLEAADLMDPRLVCVATITRVIGRLLRVHFDGWEDEYDQWLDCQSPDIYPVGWCDLVDHKLEGPRVLSKNTSPTGGTPYRY is encoded by the exons ATGTTTCCCAATGGAAAAG GAATGGATATTTGTATGAATTCAGTGTACGCTTCCATCCCTGGATTACCGGAACTAGGGATGGTATGGATGGGAGATATGATGGTACATGGAGAGCCTACGCACGAACTTATGCTGGACCCACGTCAAGCCGAAAGCCCATTTTTCTCCCATGGCTCTAATCCGTACGAAGACATTAGGAGTCATCAAATGGCACCTACAACCATGGTGCGCTATCTACCACCTCAGTATCCTAACGAATGTTCAGAACCAGACGAAGCTATGGAAGCTGTTGATGCACAAGAAATTCAACAG GAATATGATTCACAGTCTGAAAGGCAAGAAATGACTGAATACTTGACATTAGAAGATTACATAGGCGACGAAGAGCGTGAACAGGTAGTAAATAATGCTGCAACACAAACTACGCAGGACAATCGTAATAGGAAAATAAAACCGATAAAGCATCCTGGACTCGTTTTGAAAACACCAATCGCGTATCAACCGCACACAGATCTAAATTTTATTCCCATTCGTAAGGATGGTATAG CCGTTTGTGAAAAGTGTGGCGCTATTGGCGTGAAACATGCTTTCTACACAAAAGAACGACGATTTTGCAGCAGAGCGTGTGCAAGATCTTCAGAGCATACAGCTCCTACCGCTGATTCCACGTATAGTCCATCTCATTCGGTAGACGCGCCTTCATCTTTAAATCCAACTTCTCCAAATGAGTCTAAAGTAACAAAAAGT ATCTTAGTGAAAGAGGAAACGGATGTAAAGGAGCCTCTTGAACTAGAAAAAGACAAAGTTATATCTGAACCAGTAATGCCAGAGGATTTACCTGTAAGAAGAAAAAGAACTGCTGAAATGGCAGGCTCCTATGATTGGACTCCACAACTAGTTGAACCCGGATTTTGTGCTGCTCCAGTATCTTGTTTTAAACAT GCACCAATATCGGAAATATGGGATAATATAACAGTTGGCATGAAAGTAGAGGTGGAAAATACAGATTGTGATGAAGTATGTGAAGCTTTCCCAGACTCGTTTTGGGTCGCTACAGTATTACGTATATCTGGCTATAGAGCTCTGTTAAGGTACGAGGGTTTTGGACTTAATGCCGATAAAGATTTTTGGGTATCTTTGTGCTCGAATGATATACACCCGGTAGGTTGGTGTGCAACTATTGGAAAGCCACTCATTCCACCTAACA CGATTGCCAACAAGTACAAAGACTGGAAGGATTTTCTAATGAGACGATTAACAGGTGCAAGAACACTGCCAactaatttttataataaagttaACGATAGTATGAAGTCCCGATTTAGGTGCGGACTTCATTTGGAAGTAGTAGATAAAAATAGAATCTCACAGGTAAAAGTAGCAACGATACAGAAAATTGTGGGCAAACGTTTACATGTAAGGTACTACGACTCACCACCGGAAGACAATGGTTTTTGGTGCCACGAAGACTCTCCCCTCATACATCCTGTTGGCTGGGCCAAGCGGGTAGGACAGACATTGGACGCATATCCTGAGTATTTGGAACGTGTATCGAAATCAAAATTGTGCGAGGACGATGCGACCGAGGATCTTTTTTACGTGCCAAAGAATCATCATGTACACCTTGGTTACACGTTTCGAGAAGGAATGAAAATAGAAGCTATCGATCCTCTTAATCTGTCCGCCATATGCGCGGCAACAGTAATGCAAGTTTTAAAAGAGGATTACATAATGATACGCATAGATAGTTACGACGAAGATGCAAGTGGTGCCGATTGGTTTTGCTATCACTCATGTTCACCTTGTATTTTCCCAATTGGATTCTGTTCTCAACATGGATTACCACTTACACCGCCAAAGGGATATGATCCGACTACATTTACATGGGATGCGTATTTAATGGAGACCAATACTGTACCTGCATCTGTGCAGTTGTTTAATAGG gaaataccTCAACATGGATTTATTGAAGGAATGAGGCTTGAAGCAGCTGATTTAATGGATCCTAGATTAGTTTGTGTTGCTACTATTACTAGGGTGATCGGGAGGTTATTAAGAGTACACTTTGATGGTTGGGAAGACGAATACGATCAATGGCTAGATTGTCAAAGTCCTGACATTTATCCAGTTGGATGGTGTGATCTAGTTGACCACAAATTAGAAGGGCCCCGTGTACTCAGTAAAAACACTAGTCCTACTG GTGGGACACCCTATAGATACTGA
- the LOC143422761 gene encoding polycomb protein Sfmbt isoform X3: MFPNGKVYASIPGLPELGMVWMGDMMVHGEPTHELMLDPRQAESPFFSHGSNPYEDIRSHQMAPTTMVRYLPPQYPNECSEPDEAMEAVDAQEIQQEYDSQSERQEMTEYLTLEDYIGDEEREQVVNNAATQTTQDNRNRKIKPIKHPGLVLKTPIAYQPHTDLNFIPIRKDGIAVCEKCGAIGVKHAFYTKERRFCSRACARSSEHTAPTADSTYSPSHSVDAPSSLNPTSPNESKVTKSILVKEETDVKEPLELEKDKVISEPVMPEDLPVRRKRTAEMAGSYDWTPQLVEPGFCAAPVSCFKHAPISEIWDNITVGMKVEVENTDCDEVCEAFPDSFWVATVLRISGYRALLRYEGFGLNADKDFWVSLCSNDIHPVGWCATIGKPLIPPNTIANKYKDWKDFLMRRLTGARTLPTNFYNKVNDSMKSRFRCGLHLEVVDKNRISQVKVATIQKIVGKRLHVRYYDSPPEDNGFWCHEDSPLIHPVGWAKRVGQTLDAYPEYLERVSKSKLCEDDATEDLFYVPKNHHVHLGYTFREGMKIEAIDPLNLSAICAATVMQVLKEDYIMIRIDSYDEDASGADWFCYHSCSPCIFPIGFCSQHGLPLTPPKGYDPTTFTWDAYLMETNTVPASVQLFNREIPQHGFIEGMRLEAADLMDPRLVCVATITRVIGRLLRVHFDGWEDEYDQWLDCQSPDIYPVGWCDLVDHKLEGPRVLSKNTSPTVKSPRGLKRKAKRKLKKSSKVSCVKNILPRHSERISMAREREREIEPAQGIKIERERDLESLPEQRNREPEPAEEPAGPDQTLPSPTTGQGQALNDTQSEIQSPPPPKERTATSYINVTSASGKYIPRLADGVQKSSESGDLVPSEWNVFDVAQFLRVNDCATYCDNFSKRKIDGKTLLTLTKDQIIDLTGFKVGPSLKIYDLIQQLKIKVNPAQERLKLGLKKLL; this comes from the exons ATGTTTCCCAATGGAAAAG TGTACGCTTCCATCCCTGGATTACCGGAACTAGGGATGGTATGGATGGGAGATATGATGGTACATGGAGAGCCTACGCACGAACTTATGCTGGACCCACGTCAAGCCGAAAGCCCATTTTTCTCCCATGGCTCTAATCCGTACGAAGACATTAGGAGTCATCAAATGGCACCTACAACCATGGTGCGCTATCTACCACCTCAGTATCCTAACGAATGTTCAGAACCAGACGAAGCTATGGAAGCTGTTGATGCACAAGAAATTCAACAG GAATATGATTCACAGTCTGAAAGGCAAGAAATGACTGAATACTTGACATTAGAAGATTACATAGGCGACGAAGAGCGTGAACAGGTAGTAAATAATGCTGCAACACAAACTACGCAGGACAATCGTAATAGGAAAATAAAACCGATAAAGCATCCTGGACTCGTTTTGAAAACACCAATCGCGTATCAACCGCACACAGATCTAAATTTTATTCCCATTCGTAAGGATGGTATAG CCGTTTGTGAAAAGTGTGGCGCTATTGGCGTGAAACATGCTTTCTACACAAAAGAACGACGATTTTGCAGCAGAGCGTGTGCAAGATCTTCAGAGCATACAGCTCCTACCGCTGATTCCACGTATAGTCCATCTCATTCGGTAGACGCGCCTTCATCTTTAAATCCAACTTCTCCAAATGAGTCTAAAGTAACAAAAAGT ATCTTAGTGAAAGAGGAAACGGATGTAAAGGAGCCTCTTGAACTAGAAAAAGACAAAGTTATATCTGAACCAGTAATGCCAGAGGATTTACCTGTAAGAAGAAAAAGAACTGCTGAAATGGCAGGCTCCTATGATTGGACTCCACAACTAGTTGAACCCGGATTTTGTGCTGCTCCAGTATCTTGTTTTAAACAT GCACCAATATCGGAAATATGGGATAATATAACAGTTGGCATGAAAGTAGAGGTGGAAAATACAGATTGTGATGAAGTATGTGAAGCTTTCCCAGACTCGTTTTGGGTCGCTACAGTATTACGTATATCTGGCTATAGAGCTCTGTTAAGGTACGAGGGTTTTGGACTTAATGCCGATAAAGATTTTTGGGTATCTTTGTGCTCGAATGATATACACCCGGTAGGTTGGTGTGCAACTATTGGAAAGCCACTCATTCCACCTAACA CGATTGCCAACAAGTACAAAGACTGGAAGGATTTTCTAATGAGACGATTAACAGGTGCAAGAACACTGCCAactaatttttataataaagttaACGATAGTATGAAGTCCCGATTTAGGTGCGGACTTCATTTGGAAGTAGTAGATAAAAATAGAATCTCACAGGTAAAAGTAGCAACGATACAGAAAATTGTGGGCAAACGTTTACATGTAAGGTACTACGACTCACCACCGGAAGACAATGGTTTTTGGTGCCACGAAGACTCTCCCCTCATACATCCTGTTGGCTGGGCCAAGCGGGTAGGACAGACATTGGACGCATATCCTGAGTATTTGGAACGTGTATCGAAATCAAAATTGTGCGAGGACGATGCGACCGAGGATCTTTTTTACGTGCCAAAGAATCATCATGTACACCTTGGTTACACGTTTCGAGAAGGAATGAAAATAGAAGCTATCGATCCTCTTAATCTGTCCGCCATATGCGCGGCAACAGTAATGCAAGTTTTAAAAGAGGATTACATAATGATACGCATAGATAGTTACGACGAAGATGCAAGTGGTGCCGATTGGTTTTGCTATCACTCATGTTCACCTTGTATTTTCCCAATTGGATTCTGTTCTCAACATGGATTACCACTTACACCGCCAAAGGGATATGATCCGACTACATTTACATGGGATGCGTATTTAATGGAGACCAATACTGTACCTGCATCTGTGCAGTTGTTTAATAGG gaaataccTCAACATGGATTTATTGAAGGAATGAGGCTTGAAGCAGCTGATTTAATGGATCCTAGATTAGTTTGTGTTGCTACTATTACTAGGGTGATCGGGAGGTTATTAAGAGTACACTTTGATGGTTGGGAAGACGAATACGATCAATGGCTAGATTGTCAAAGTCCTGACATTTATCCAGTTGGATGGTGTGATCTAGTTGACCACAAATTAGAAGGGCCCCGTGTACTCAGTAAAAACACTAGTCCTACTG TAAAATCACCAAGAGGCCTTAAACGTAAAGCTAAGAGAAAACTGAAGAAGAGCAGCAAAGTATCCTGCGTGAAAAACATTCTACCTCGGCACAGTGAACGTATTAGTATGGCTCGTGAGCGAGAACGTGAAATAGAGCCTGCCCAAGGAATAAAAATTGAAAGAGAACGTGATTTGGAAAGTCTACCAGAACAAAGAAATAGGGAACCAGAGCCAGCAGAAGAACCAGCTGGTCCTGATCAAACGTTACCTAGTCCTACTACTGGACAAGGTCAAGCATTAAATGATACTCAAAGTGAAATACAAAGCCCTCCACCGCCGAAAGAAAGAACTGCGACATCATACATTAAC GTAACATCTGCCTCTGGCAAGTACATCCCAAGGCTAGCAGATGGTGTGCAAAAAAGTTCTGAATCTGGTGATTTAGTGCCATCTGAATGGAATGTGTTTGATGTTGCACAATTTCTTCGAGTTAATGATTGTGCAACGTATTGCGATAATTTTAGTAAACGTAAGATAGATGGAAAAACTTTGTTGACACTCACTAAGGACCAAATAATAGACCTTACAGGTTTTAAGGTTGGGCCTTCTTTAAAAATATATGATCTAATTCAACAATTGAAAATCAAAGTGAATCCAGCTCAGGAAAGGTTGAAATTAGGTttgaaaaagttattataa
- the LOC143422761 gene encoding polycomb protein Sfmbt isoform X1, which yields MFPNGKGMDICMNSVYASIPGLPELGMVWMGDMMVHGEPTHELMLDPRQAESPFFSHGSNPYEDIRSHQMAPTTMVRYLPPQYPNECSEPDEAMEAVDAQEIQQEYDSQSERQEMTEYLTLEDYIGDEEREQVVNNAATQTTQDNRNRKIKPIKHPGLVLKTPIAYQPHTDLNFIPIRKDGIAVCEKCGAIGVKHAFYTKERRFCSRACARSSEHTAPTADSTYSPSHSVDAPSSLNPTSPNESKVTKSILVKEETDVKEPLELEKDKVISEPVMPEDLPVRRKRTAEMAGSYDWTPQLVEPGFCAAPVSCFKHAPISEIWDNITVGMKVEVENTDCDEVCEAFPDSFWVATVLRISGYRALLRYEGFGLNADKDFWVSLCSNDIHPVGWCATIGKPLIPPNTIANKYKDWKDFLMRRLTGARTLPTNFYNKVNDSMKSRFRCGLHLEVVDKNRISQVKVATIQKIVGKRLHVRYYDSPPEDNGFWCHEDSPLIHPVGWAKRVGQTLDAYPEYLERVSKSKLCEDDATEDLFYVPKNHHVHLGYTFREGMKIEAIDPLNLSAICAATVMQVLKEDYIMIRIDSYDEDASGADWFCYHSCSPCIFPIGFCSQHGLPLTPPKGYDPTTFTWDAYLMETNTVPASVQLFNREIPQHGFIEGMRLEAADLMDPRLVCVATITRVIGRLLRVHFDGWEDEYDQWLDCQSPDIYPVGWCDLVDHKLEGPRVLSKNTSPTVKSPRGLKRKAKRKLKKSSKVSCVKNILPRHSERISMAREREREIEPAQGIKIERERDLESLPEQRNREPEPAEEPAGPDQTLPSPTTGQGQALNDTQSEIQSPPPPKERTATSYINVTSASGKYIPRLADGVQKSSESGDLVPSEWNVFDVAQFLRVNDCATYCDNFSKRKIDGKTLLTLTKDQIIDLTGFKVGPSLKIYDLIQQLKIKVNPAQERLKLGLKKLL from the exons ATGTTTCCCAATGGAAAAG GAATGGATATTTGTATGAATTCAGTGTACGCTTCCATCCCTGGATTACCGGAACTAGGGATGGTATGGATGGGAGATATGATGGTACATGGAGAGCCTACGCACGAACTTATGCTGGACCCACGTCAAGCCGAAAGCCCATTTTTCTCCCATGGCTCTAATCCGTACGAAGACATTAGGAGTCATCAAATGGCACCTACAACCATGGTGCGCTATCTACCACCTCAGTATCCTAACGAATGTTCAGAACCAGACGAAGCTATGGAAGCTGTTGATGCACAAGAAATTCAACAG GAATATGATTCACAGTCTGAAAGGCAAGAAATGACTGAATACTTGACATTAGAAGATTACATAGGCGACGAAGAGCGTGAACAGGTAGTAAATAATGCTGCAACACAAACTACGCAGGACAATCGTAATAGGAAAATAAAACCGATAAAGCATCCTGGACTCGTTTTGAAAACACCAATCGCGTATCAACCGCACACAGATCTAAATTTTATTCCCATTCGTAAGGATGGTATAG CCGTTTGTGAAAAGTGTGGCGCTATTGGCGTGAAACATGCTTTCTACACAAAAGAACGACGATTTTGCAGCAGAGCGTGTGCAAGATCTTCAGAGCATACAGCTCCTACCGCTGATTCCACGTATAGTCCATCTCATTCGGTAGACGCGCCTTCATCTTTAAATCCAACTTCTCCAAATGAGTCTAAAGTAACAAAAAGT ATCTTAGTGAAAGAGGAAACGGATGTAAAGGAGCCTCTTGAACTAGAAAAAGACAAAGTTATATCTGAACCAGTAATGCCAGAGGATTTACCTGTAAGAAGAAAAAGAACTGCTGAAATGGCAGGCTCCTATGATTGGACTCCACAACTAGTTGAACCCGGATTTTGTGCTGCTCCAGTATCTTGTTTTAAACAT GCACCAATATCGGAAATATGGGATAATATAACAGTTGGCATGAAAGTAGAGGTGGAAAATACAGATTGTGATGAAGTATGTGAAGCTTTCCCAGACTCGTTTTGGGTCGCTACAGTATTACGTATATCTGGCTATAGAGCTCTGTTAAGGTACGAGGGTTTTGGACTTAATGCCGATAAAGATTTTTGGGTATCTTTGTGCTCGAATGATATACACCCGGTAGGTTGGTGTGCAACTATTGGAAAGCCACTCATTCCACCTAACA CGATTGCCAACAAGTACAAAGACTGGAAGGATTTTCTAATGAGACGATTAACAGGTGCAAGAACACTGCCAactaatttttataataaagttaACGATAGTATGAAGTCCCGATTTAGGTGCGGACTTCATTTGGAAGTAGTAGATAAAAATAGAATCTCACAGGTAAAAGTAGCAACGATACAGAAAATTGTGGGCAAACGTTTACATGTAAGGTACTACGACTCACCACCGGAAGACAATGGTTTTTGGTGCCACGAAGACTCTCCCCTCATACATCCTGTTGGCTGGGCCAAGCGGGTAGGACAGACATTGGACGCATATCCTGAGTATTTGGAACGTGTATCGAAATCAAAATTGTGCGAGGACGATGCGACCGAGGATCTTTTTTACGTGCCAAAGAATCATCATGTACACCTTGGTTACACGTTTCGAGAAGGAATGAAAATAGAAGCTATCGATCCTCTTAATCTGTCCGCCATATGCGCGGCAACAGTAATGCAAGTTTTAAAAGAGGATTACATAATGATACGCATAGATAGTTACGACGAAGATGCAAGTGGTGCCGATTGGTTTTGCTATCACTCATGTTCACCTTGTATTTTCCCAATTGGATTCTGTTCTCAACATGGATTACCACTTACACCGCCAAAGGGATATGATCCGACTACATTTACATGGGATGCGTATTTAATGGAGACCAATACTGTACCTGCATCTGTGCAGTTGTTTAATAGG gaaataccTCAACATGGATTTATTGAAGGAATGAGGCTTGAAGCAGCTGATTTAATGGATCCTAGATTAGTTTGTGTTGCTACTATTACTAGGGTGATCGGGAGGTTATTAAGAGTACACTTTGATGGTTGGGAAGACGAATACGATCAATGGCTAGATTGTCAAAGTCCTGACATTTATCCAGTTGGATGGTGTGATCTAGTTGACCACAAATTAGAAGGGCCCCGTGTACTCAGTAAAAACACTAGTCCTACTG TAAAATCACCAAGAGGCCTTAAACGTAAAGCTAAGAGAAAACTGAAGAAGAGCAGCAAAGTATCCTGCGTGAAAAACATTCTACCTCGGCACAGTGAACGTATTAGTATGGCTCGTGAGCGAGAACGTGAAATAGAGCCTGCCCAAGGAATAAAAATTGAAAGAGAACGTGATTTGGAAAGTCTACCAGAACAAAGAAATAGGGAACCAGAGCCAGCAGAAGAACCAGCTGGTCCTGATCAAACGTTACCTAGTCCTACTACTGGACAAGGTCAAGCATTAAATGATACTCAAAGTGAAATACAAAGCCCTCCACCGCCGAAAGAAAGAACTGCGACATCATACATTAAC GTAACATCTGCCTCTGGCAAGTACATCCCAAGGCTAGCAGATGGTGTGCAAAAAAGTTCTGAATCTGGTGATTTAGTGCCATCTGAATGGAATGTGTTTGATGTTGCACAATTTCTTCGAGTTAATGATTGTGCAACGTATTGCGATAATTTTAGTAAACGTAAGATAGATGGAAAAACTTTGTTGACACTCACTAAGGACCAAATAATAGACCTTACAGGTTTTAAGGTTGGGCCTTCTTTAAAAATATATGATCTAATTCAACAATTGAAAATCAAAGTGAATCCAGCTCAGGAAAGGTTGAAATTAGGTttgaaaaagttattataa
- the LOC143422761 gene encoding polycomb protein Sfmbt isoform X2, whose translation MDMQASNVYASIPGLPELGMVWMGDMMVHGEPTHELMLDPRQAESPFFSHGSNPYEDIRSHQMAPTTMVRYLPPQYPNECSEPDEAMEAVDAQEIQQEYDSQSERQEMTEYLTLEDYIGDEEREQVVNNAATQTTQDNRNRKIKPIKHPGLVLKTPIAYQPHTDLNFIPIRKDGIAVCEKCGAIGVKHAFYTKERRFCSRACARSSEHTAPTADSTYSPSHSVDAPSSLNPTSPNESKVTKSILVKEETDVKEPLELEKDKVISEPVMPEDLPVRRKRTAEMAGSYDWTPQLVEPGFCAAPVSCFKHAPISEIWDNITVGMKVEVENTDCDEVCEAFPDSFWVATVLRISGYRALLRYEGFGLNADKDFWVSLCSNDIHPVGWCATIGKPLIPPNTIANKYKDWKDFLMRRLTGARTLPTNFYNKVNDSMKSRFRCGLHLEVVDKNRISQVKVATIQKIVGKRLHVRYYDSPPEDNGFWCHEDSPLIHPVGWAKRVGQTLDAYPEYLERVSKSKLCEDDATEDLFYVPKNHHVHLGYTFREGMKIEAIDPLNLSAICAATVMQVLKEDYIMIRIDSYDEDASGADWFCYHSCSPCIFPIGFCSQHGLPLTPPKGYDPTTFTWDAYLMETNTVPASVQLFNREIPQHGFIEGMRLEAADLMDPRLVCVATITRVIGRLLRVHFDGWEDEYDQWLDCQSPDIYPVGWCDLVDHKLEGPRVLSKNTSPTVKSPRGLKRKAKRKLKKSSKVSCVKNILPRHSERISMAREREREIEPAQGIKIERERDLESLPEQRNREPEPAEEPAGPDQTLPSPTTGQGQALNDTQSEIQSPPPPKERTATSYINVTSASGKYIPRLADGVQKSSESGDLVPSEWNVFDVAQFLRVNDCATYCDNFSKRKIDGKTLLTLTKDQIIDLTGFKVGPSLKIYDLIQQLKIKVNPAQERLKLGLKKLL comes from the exons ATGGACATGCAAGCTTCTAATG TGTACGCTTCCATCCCTGGATTACCGGAACTAGGGATGGTATGGATGGGAGATATGATGGTACATGGAGAGCCTACGCACGAACTTATGCTGGACCCACGTCAAGCCGAAAGCCCATTTTTCTCCCATGGCTCTAATCCGTACGAAGACATTAGGAGTCATCAAATGGCACCTACAACCATGGTGCGCTATCTACCACCTCAGTATCCTAACGAATGTTCAGAACCAGACGAAGCTATGGAAGCTGTTGATGCACAAGAAATTCAACAG GAATATGATTCACAGTCTGAAAGGCAAGAAATGACTGAATACTTGACATTAGAAGATTACATAGGCGACGAAGAGCGTGAACAGGTAGTAAATAATGCTGCAACACAAACTACGCAGGACAATCGTAATAGGAAAATAAAACCGATAAAGCATCCTGGACTCGTTTTGAAAACACCAATCGCGTATCAACCGCACACAGATCTAAATTTTATTCCCATTCGTAAGGATGGTATAG CCGTTTGTGAAAAGTGTGGCGCTATTGGCGTGAAACATGCTTTCTACACAAAAGAACGACGATTTTGCAGCAGAGCGTGTGCAAGATCTTCAGAGCATACAGCTCCTACCGCTGATTCCACGTATAGTCCATCTCATTCGGTAGACGCGCCTTCATCTTTAAATCCAACTTCTCCAAATGAGTCTAAAGTAACAAAAAGT ATCTTAGTGAAAGAGGAAACGGATGTAAAGGAGCCTCTTGAACTAGAAAAAGACAAAGTTATATCTGAACCAGTAATGCCAGAGGATTTACCTGTAAGAAGAAAAAGAACTGCTGAAATGGCAGGCTCCTATGATTGGACTCCACAACTAGTTGAACCCGGATTTTGTGCTGCTCCAGTATCTTGTTTTAAACAT GCACCAATATCGGAAATATGGGATAATATAACAGTTGGCATGAAAGTAGAGGTGGAAAATACAGATTGTGATGAAGTATGTGAAGCTTTCCCAGACTCGTTTTGGGTCGCTACAGTATTACGTATATCTGGCTATAGAGCTCTGTTAAGGTACGAGGGTTTTGGACTTAATGCCGATAAAGATTTTTGGGTATCTTTGTGCTCGAATGATATACACCCGGTAGGTTGGTGTGCAACTATTGGAAAGCCACTCATTCCACCTAACA CGATTGCCAACAAGTACAAAGACTGGAAGGATTTTCTAATGAGACGATTAACAGGTGCAAGAACACTGCCAactaatttttataataaagttaACGATAGTATGAAGTCCCGATTTAGGTGCGGACTTCATTTGGAAGTAGTAGATAAAAATAGAATCTCACAGGTAAAAGTAGCAACGATACAGAAAATTGTGGGCAAACGTTTACATGTAAGGTACTACGACTCACCACCGGAAGACAATGGTTTTTGGTGCCACGAAGACTCTCCCCTCATACATCCTGTTGGCTGGGCCAAGCGGGTAGGACAGACATTGGACGCATATCCTGAGTATTTGGAACGTGTATCGAAATCAAAATTGTGCGAGGACGATGCGACCGAGGATCTTTTTTACGTGCCAAAGAATCATCATGTACACCTTGGTTACACGTTTCGAGAAGGAATGAAAATAGAAGCTATCGATCCTCTTAATCTGTCCGCCATATGCGCGGCAACAGTAATGCAAGTTTTAAAAGAGGATTACATAATGATACGCATAGATAGTTACGACGAAGATGCAAGTGGTGCCGATTGGTTTTGCTATCACTCATGTTCACCTTGTATTTTCCCAATTGGATTCTGTTCTCAACATGGATTACCACTTACACCGCCAAAGGGATATGATCCGACTACATTTACATGGGATGCGTATTTAATGGAGACCAATACTGTACCTGCATCTGTGCAGTTGTTTAATAGG gaaataccTCAACATGGATTTATTGAAGGAATGAGGCTTGAAGCAGCTGATTTAATGGATCCTAGATTAGTTTGTGTTGCTACTATTACTAGGGTGATCGGGAGGTTATTAAGAGTACACTTTGATGGTTGGGAAGACGAATACGATCAATGGCTAGATTGTCAAAGTCCTGACATTTATCCAGTTGGATGGTGTGATCTAGTTGACCACAAATTAGAAGGGCCCCGTGTACTCAGTAAAAACACTAGTCCTACTG TAAAATCACCAAGAGGCCTTAAACGTAAAGCTAAGAGAAAACTGAAGAAGAGCAGCAAAGTATCCTGCGTGAAAAACATTCTACCTCGGCACAGTGAACGTATTAGTATGGCTCGTGAGCGAGAACGTGAAATAGAGCCTGCCCAAGGAATAAAAATTGAAAGAGAACGTGATTTGGAAAGTCTACCAGAACAAAGAAATAGGGAACCAGAGCCAGCAGAAGAACCAGCTGGTCCTGATCAAACGTTACCTAGTCCTACTACTGGACAAGGTCAAGCATTAAATGATACTCAAAGTGAAATACAAAGCCCTCCACCGCCGAAAGAAAGAACTGCGACATCATACATTAAC GTAACATCTGCCTCTGGCAAGTACATCCCAAGGCTAGCAGATGGTGTGCAAAAAAGTTCTGAATCTGGTGATTTAGTGCCATCTGAATGGAATGTGTTTGATGTTGCACAATTTCTTCGAGTTAATGATTGTGCAACGTATTGCGATAATTTTAGTAAACGTAAGATAGATGGAAAAACTTTGTTGACACTCACTAAGGACCAAATAATAGACCTTACAGGTTTTAAGGTTGGGCCTTCTTTAAAAATATATGATCTAATTCAACAATTGAAAATCAAAGTGAATCCAGCTCAGGAAAGGTTGAAATTAGGTttgaaaaagttattataa